Part of the Lujinxingia vulgaris genome is shown below.
AACCACAACCCGCACGCTCCCCAACCCACACGCTCCCCCCATCATCGCGCCCCCCCCAACACCCCAAACCTCAAGGCACTCGCACCACACACGACTCCGGCAGCCCCCCTCGCCCCGCCGTCCATGGCGAGGGTCCGGTGCCGATATGCGAGGCGAAGAAGTCGAGTACGAGCTCCGCGCTGACCTCCGGATGAAGCGTGTGGCCCTGGTCGTGTTCGCACTCGACGACCACCCGGTCGTGTTCGACGAGCCACTGGGCGGCGGTGCGCCCGGCGTCGCTTAAGTTCACTGTCACCGGGGTGCCGGGGACGTTGTCGCTGCTTCCGCCGTGGGTCAGCAGAACGGCGCCCTTGCGGGCGTCGATGGGGTCGAGGGCGGGCCAGTCCCAGTCGACGAGGCCGGGGAGGACGGTGACGCGCTGGGCGGCGGCGAGGTTTTCGGGTTCGTTGATCCACAGCCCGGAGGCCGTGTAGATGGCGCGCACGTGGTCGCTTCGGGTGGCGTGCAGCAGGTTGACGATGGTGGCGCCCGCACTGAATCCCGCCGCGAAGATGCGGTCGGTGCCCACGTTGCGGTGGGTGCGCAGGCAGCCCACGACGATATCAAAAAGCTCAAGATCGTGGTTGGGGTCGTGGGTGCGGATATCCCAGTCGAGGCCGTTGAAGGGCTGCAGGTTCAGGTCTTCGAGGAGCACGCGCACGAAGGGAAAATCGGGGTCGGCGTCGGGGTGGACTCCCAGAGTGTCGAGGAGCGCGGCGTCATTCTGGGCGTCGACCTCCGGGCTCCGGGAGCCGGAGAAGCCGTGGAACCAGAACACCGCCGAGAGGGGCTCATCGTGGCTTGTCGCTGGCGAGGCGATCCAGAAGCGCCGCTCGGTGCCGTTGACGTCGATGGTGTTGAGCCCCTCGTTGACCTCGTCGCATTGCACGTCGGGCCAGGGCAGGTCCGGGGGCTCGCCAGGGCCACGGGTCTGGGCATCATCGCCGCAACCGGCCCACGCAACGAGCAGCACACACAAAAGAACGATTCGCAGATTCCACATAAAGTCTTCTCCGCCGACATCGTGAAGTTTACGCCCTGAGTAACGATTATCTCAGGGCGAGAGGACGAGCCGGGCTGCCCTTGAATCGCGGACGGCCCGAGGGGGGAACTCGCTCGTAGCGTCGAGCTTAGTGGCGAGTCCGGTGGGGGAGCAAGGACGCCTCCCCCCCGTTTGAGTGAACTTTTACTTTCTTAACATCGCCCCGGAGATGCGGGCGTTGTCCGGGCTGATGGGCTGTGGGTCTGCGGCGTTTGAAGGCGCTTAACGAAGGCGCCTGGCCGCCCACCTCGCGAGCTCGGGACGGTCGATCTTGGAGTTATGACGAGGGTCCACCGGGAGGCGGTCGATGAAGAGGACGTCGCGAATCTCGCGAGAGACCTCGTGGTCGCTGGCGAGCTGCAGCAGCGTCTTGCGCAGCTCGCTGTGATCGGCGCCGGGGTGGGCTTCGACGCAGAGCACGGGCCGATCGTGGGTGAGGCCGGGCACGCCCACCAATCCGCATCGTTTGACGCGGGGCTCGGCGTTGAAGATCGGCTCACATAGCAGGGGAAAGAGCGGCCCCTGCTCCCCGCGCACCCGATGGCCTATGCGACCCACCACCCAGAGGCGCCTCTGCTCATCGAGGTAACCCGCATCGCCGAGGCGATGCCATGGGCCGATCTTGTTCTTTTGCGTGCTCTCGGGGTCATCCATGTAGCCCGCGCTGATATGGGGGCTTTTCACCAGCACCTCGCCAATCTCGCCAGGGGGCACATCCTGGGCCTCCTCGGCGATGCCGTCGGCGATCGCGACCACCCGAAGCTCCACGCCTTCAAAGGGACGCCCCACGCAGATGCCGTGGCCGCACTCGGTCTTCTCCCAGGTCTCGGCCAGCGTCTCCCGGGCGCTATGCGCGGTGGAGGGCAGCGCCTCGGTGGCGCCGTAGTTGGCAAACACCTCTCCGTTGGGCATCGCGCGGGTCAGCGCGCCCATAACCGGCCCGGTGATCGGCGCGCCACCGCCGATGACCACCTCCAGCGAGGGCATCGTCAGGGCGTTGGCCTCGGCGTGACGCGCCATATTTGCCAGAATGATCGGGGAGGCGAAGAGCGAGCGCACCTGGCAGTCGTTGATCACCTCCACCAGGGGCGCCGGATCGGTCTTCGCGGGCGGCTCGCGCACAAAGTGAATCGGCGGCACCACGACCGTGCCTTTGGCGCTCAACCCGATCATAAAAAAGGCCGGGAAGACGGCCATATCCACCGGCAGGCCCTCGCGCCCGGCAAACCCCCAGCTCTGGTGGGCGATGCGCAACACTCCACAGAAATTTCGGTGGGTGTAGAGCGCGGGCTTGGCCGGCCCGGTGCTGCCGGTGGTGTAGAGCACGGTCATCGGATCGTCTGGTCCCACACTGGCGAGCTGCGGACGCTCCGGGCGCGCGCGCCGCAGCGAGGCCACGGTGCGCGCGCCCGGAAAGCCCGGGCCCGGCCCCACCACGATGCTCTTTTTCAGAAAGCGCGGGCCCCAGCCAAAGATCAGGCGCGCCACATGGGCAAGCCCCACCCCCACAAAAGCCGTAGGTTGTAGCCTACGCAGGCGCTCGCCAACGTTCCTCAATCCCACCGCCGGGTCGATCATGATCACGGTGGCCCCGACCCGCGTCAGCGCCACGTACACCACGCAGGCCTCGTAGCTCGGCGGCGCCATAAAGACGGTGCGCGTCTTTTCGGCGATTCCCAGCTCGCGCAGCCCCACGGCCACCGACTCCGCATCCTCGGAGAGGGTTTTGTAGGTGAAGCGCGCATACGTTCGCCGGCCCTGCCCGTCGCGACCGCTCGGCTCAATGATCGCCACGCGCTCGGGTTCTTCGTGGGCCACCTCGCCAACGAGGCTCGCCAGATCAAAAACATCGTTTTCAAAGAGCATCGTCATGACCTGCATCGGTGGGTTCAGATGACATAAATGATCTAAGGATCGCCGCGACGCGCTCCGGATCTTCGAGCATCGGGAGGTGTCCGCACCCCTCCAACCACTCCTCGCGCTGAGGGCGCAACCCCTCTACCAGAGCGCGCCCTCTCCGGGCCGGCAGCACCCGATTCTCCAGCCCCCAGACGGTGCAGATGGGTGGAAAATCAGCCGGCGGCTCAAAGACGTCGAGCACGTTGTAGTTGGGAATGTCGGCCAACACCTCCAGGAGCGCCCGCGACTGCGAGGCGCTGGCGTAACACGACGCCAGCTCCTTTTGGCGGTGCACCTTCCTGGCAAGCCCGCGCCGTCCAAGCTGCGAGCGCACGCCCAGCGCCCCAAAGCGCGAACCCAGAGGAATCTTGGACATCACCTCCACCACCCCCGGCGCCCGCTCGGGAAGCCCGTAGAGCAGCGAGTAGATGCCCGTCTCAAAGGTCGCCGCCGTCAGCGTGTTGATCAGCACCATCGCCCGCACGCTCTCGGGATGCGCCATCGCGTAAGCCAGGCTCGTGGCGCTCCCCATGCAGTTTCCCACCAGGCGGACCGGCGCCAGATCGTGCGCCTCGATAAAAGCCTTGAGAATCGCCACATGACGACTCAGCTCATAGCCCTTGCCCGGCTTCGACGAGGCCCCAAACCCCAGCAGATCGAGGGCAAACACCTCAAACCCCTCCAGCCTCTCGATGACCTCGTTCCAGATCACATGCGAGGTGCCGCCATTATGCAGCATCACCATCGGCGCCCCGGACCCGGTGCGCCGGAAGCGGATCGACAGCTCTTCGAAGGGAAAGGTCTCCAACATCGGTGGCTCCTCGCGTGGCGCGTTGAACGGGCGCTCCAACCACCGCCACGTCGCGCTCGCTGGCGAGCCCAGGGCGATGGCAGGAGCATGCTCTATACCTCTGCCCGCGCTAAGGGACAAAGACGCCCCACACGCCCCACCGGCGCCCCCACCCAACACGCACCCCACCGATCGCCCTCACGAATCGACCCACTCCGTGAACCCCGGCGCCCCACAACCACACAACCCCATAACCACCTAACCACAACCCGCACGCCACCGGACGCCCTCACGAATCGACCCACTCCGTGAACCCCGGCCTCACCTCATTTTTCGACCTCACCCCCTACATACGTCTCCCCATCCCACACAAACCTGACAGGCGTCGTCTCCCACAGCCCCTCGGCGTCGCGCTGGGCGGTGGAGACATGAAGGTCACTCCAGCCCCGATTGGAACCCGGCCCCACGGTGATGCCGCCTGGCAGGAAGTAGGTTAGCTCGGCGATCACCTCGTAGCCGCCCCCCTCGCAGGTTCGGAGCACGTCGGTCGGGCAGACGGCAAAGTCGCGGCAGGTGGAGCGTTTAGGGACGAGCACCTCGAGGCGACCGTCGCCGTTGAGGTCAGCGGCCAGGGCGATGGTGAGGTTGGAGTCCCGGAGGTCGAGGGAGCCGTAGGTGGCTTCGTCGGGGATAAAACACGGGGGCTCGGGCTGGTTCTCGCTTTCTTGTTCGCGCGAGTCTGCGCTCGCGGGGCTGGCGGCGCTCTCAGCCGAAGTCTCGGGCTCGCCGACCGGCTCGATCTGGTCTTCGGCGGCCTGTTCTTGGGCGGCCTGGCCCTCCACCACGGGCGCGTTCTCGGCCTCTGGCGAGGCGTCGCAAGCGGTGATGGTGTGCGAGGTGGTGATGAGAGCAAAGAGCGAGCGACGAAGAATCACAACATGCCTTTTCGTGGCGAAACAATGGCCGGCGGACAAAAAAGTCTGGCGAGACTGTAACCTCGCCAGACGACGCGCGTCTATGTAGGTAGATGCCCCGGTGGCCGCGCGCTGACTTCTGCGGAAATTCGCGCGAAGACGCCCATCGAGGTCATCGTTCAAACCGGGCGATTCGTCGCTTTTGACCTAATTCACGCATCGGAGGTTCATCATGAGTACCCTTCAAAAAACCCTGCACGTCAAAGGCATGAGCTGCGGAAACTGCGCCAAGCACGTCGAGAAGGCCGTCGGCGCGCTCGACGGCATCGCGTCGGTCGCGGTGACCCTGGACAAAGAGCAGGTCACGGTCGCCTACGAGGAGAGCACCACGAATCTGGGCGAAATCTCCAAGGCCATCGAGGACGCGGACTACGAGGTGGTTGGCGAAGTCGAGGGCTAGAAAGACCTGCGCCCCCTGAAACGTTGAACCTTTTGATAGCCCACCGCCCTCTCCCGAACGAGGCCCATGTATGACGACACCCACTTCAAACGCCGCGCTCGAATCGACGCTTCTGGAGCATCGCGAGCAGCTTCTGGGCTTTGTGCGCTCGCGGGTCTCCGATGCACAGATGGCCGAGGATATCCTGCACGACAGCCTTATGAAGGCGATGGGTTCTTTCGATCAGCTCGACGATGAAGACAAGGTGGTCGCCTGGTTCTACCAGATCCTGCGCAACGCGATCATCGACCGGCAGCGTCGTAAAAAGACGCAGGAGAAGTACGTCGGGCAGTACGCCCGGGAGGCCGAGATTCGGGAGACGCCCGAAGAACGCGCCAACGTCTGCCAGTGTTTTCGAAAGCTGATCCCGACGCTCAAAGATGAGTATCAGGAGATGATCGAGACGATGGAGCTTGGCGAGGCCGAGACCGAAGAGCTGGCAGCCCAACTGGGCATCACGCCCAACAACCTCAATGTGCGGCGTCACCGGGCGCGTAAGCAGCTCAAGGGCCGCATCGAGGAGACCTGCGGGGCGTGTGCAGCGCGTGGGTGTCTGGACTGCACCTGCGGCCACTAAGCTCGCGTCGCACACCACCGTTTGCTCATTAAAAACCCGCAGCCACCTCGGTGGCTGCGGGTTTTTTGTCTCTGGGCTGTAAGCGCACGCGGCGGGGCCCGTCTGCAGGGGTGAAGCGCCTGAAGGCGCGCACCATCATGTCATCCCCATGCAGAACGAGGAGGTTGCGATGAGCACCCTGACTGAAACATTGAGAATTGAAGGCATGACCTGCGCGTCCTGCGTGAGCCACGTCGAGAAAGCAATTGCCGGGTTGCCGGGCGTGACCCGCGCGTCGGTGAACCTGGCGACGGAGCGGGCCACGGTGGCGTTTGTGCCGCGCACCATCGACCTTGAGGCCATTGCCGCCGCCGTGCGCGAAGCGGGCTATGAAGCCACGCCCCTGGCCGACGACAGCTCGCGCAGCGAGGTCGAGGAGGCTGCGCGCGAGAGCGAGCTTCAAACCCTGCGCAAAAGGTTGGGGATCGCCGCCCTTCTGACCGCGCCGCTGCTGCTCCTGGAGATGGTCCCGATGATGATTCCCGGAGCGCACCACTGGCTGATGGGCATCATTGAGCGGCAGACGCTCTGGTATCTGTTTTTCGCGCTGGCGACGGCCGTGCAGTTCGGCCCCGGGTGGCGTTTCTACCGCACGGGCTGGGCGGCTCTGCGGCGCCTTAGCCCGGATATGAACACGCTTGTGATGCTCGGAACCAGCGCGGCCTACGGCTATTCGGTGGTGGCGACCTTTATGCCGGGCCTGCTGCCCGCAGAATCCTTGCATGTCTATTACGAGGCCTCCGCCGTGATCATCACGCTCATACTCGCTGGCAAATACATGGAGGCGCTGGCGAAGGGGCGCACCAGCGCGGCGATTCGCAAGTTGGTGGGCCTGCAACCCAAGAGCGCACGTGTCGTCCGCGACGGCAAAGAGCTGGAGGTGCCGCTGGCTGAGGTTGGGGTGGGCGATGTGATTCGCGTGCGCCCCGGGGAACGCGTACCGGTGGATGGTGAGGTCGTGGAGGGTGCGTCTTACGTCGATGAGTCCATGATCACGGGCGAGCCCGTACCCGTGGAAAAGATGTTGGGAAGCGAGGTCGTCGGCGGCACGATCAACGCCCACGGCACCTTTTTGTTCAGAGTCACGCGCGTCGCCGGCGATACGGTGCTCGCGCAGATCATCCGCACCGTCGAGCAGGCCCAGGCCACCAAACCGCAGATTCAGGCACTGGCCGATAAAGTCGTGGCGGTCTTTGTGCCCATTGTGCTCGTGCTCGCTGCGCTGACCTTCGGCGCCTGGCTGTGGCTTGGTCCGGCGCCGGCGTTAACGTCGGCGCTCGTGGCGGCCGTCTCGGTGCTCATCATCGCCTGCCCCTGCGCGATGGGCCTGGCGACGCCCACCTCCATCATGGTGGGCACCGGCAAAGCCGCCGAGCTCGGCGTGCTCTTCCGCAAGGGCGACGCCCTGCAGACCCTCCAGGAAGCCGACATCGTCGCCCTCGATAAGACCGGCACCCTCACCGAGGGTCGCCCCACCCTCACCGATTATTTCGTGCAGGGTGGCTTTGACAAAACCGAGGTGTTGCAGCTGGCCGCCGCCGTCGAGCAGGGCTCGGAGCACCCCATCGCCCGGGCGGTGGTGGAGGCGGCCGCCGCGCAGGGCCTTCCCGTGTTGCTGGCGAGCGACTTTGAGGCGGTTGCGGGTTTTGGCGTCCGCGCAAAGGTTGGCGAACGCCAGGTGGCTATCGGTGCGGACCGATACGTCAGGCGCCTGGGGCTCGACCCGTCGATCTTCGCCGCAGAGGCCGAACGCCTGGCCTCCGACGGCAAGACGCCCTTCTACATCATGATCGACGACGCGCTCGCCGGGGTTCTGGCCGTATCGGACCCGATCAAAACTTCAGCGCCCGAGGCGATTCGCGCGCTGAAAAAACTCGGCCTGCGCGTGGCCATGATCACCGGCGACACCCAGCGCACCGCCGAGGCCATCGCCCACCAACTCGGCATCGACGAGGTGCTGGCCGAGGTGTTGCCCGAGGGCAAATCCGACGCCGTGCGCCGCCTGCAGGCCACCGGCCTCAAGGTCGCCTTTGTGGGCGACGGCATCAACGACGCCCCGGCGCTGGCCCAGGCCGACGTGGGGCTGGCCATTGGCACCGGCACCGACATCGCCATCGAGGCCGC
Proteins encoded:
- a CDS encoding fatty acid CoA ligase family protein, with the protein product MTMLFENDVFDLASLVGEVAHEEPERVAIIEPSGRDGQGRRTYARFTYKTLSEDAESVAVGLRELGIAEKTRTVFMAPPSYEACVVYVALTRVGATVIMIDPAVGLRNVGERLRRLQPTAFVGVGLAHVARLIFGWGPRFLKKSIVVGPGPGFPGARTVASLRRARPERPQLASVGPDDPMTVLYTTGSTGPAKPALYTHRNFCGVLRIAHQSWGFAGREGLPVDMAVFPAFFMIGLSAKGTVVVPPIHFVREPPAKTDPAPLVEVINDCQVRSLFASPIILANMARHAEANALTMPSLEVVIGGGAPITGPVMGALTRAMPNGEVFANYGATEALPSTAHSARETLAETWEKTECGHGICVGRPFEGVELRVVAIADGIAEEAQDVPPGEIGEVLVKSPHISAGYMDDPESTQKNKIGPWHRLGDAGYLDEQRRLWVVGRIGHRVRGEQGPLFPLLCEPIFNAEPRVKRCGLVGVPGLTHDRPVLCVEAHPGADHSELRKTLLQLASDHEVSREIRDVLFIDRLPVDPRHNSKIDRPELARWAARRLR
- a CDS encoding alpha/beta fold hydrolase; its protein translation is MLETFPFEELSIRFRRTGSGAPMVMLHNGGTSHVIWNEVIERLEGFEVFALDLLGFGASSKPGKGYELSRHVAILKAFIEAHDLAPVRLVGNCMGSATSLAYAMAHPESVRAMVLINTLTAATFETGIYSLLYGLPERAPGVVEVMSKIPLGSRFGALGVRSQLGRRGLARKVHRQKELASCYASASQSRALLEVLADIPNYNVLDVFEPPADFPPICTVWGLENRVLPARRGRALVEGLRPQREEWLEGCGHLPMLEDPERVAAILRSFMSSEPTDAGHDDAL
- a CDS encoding copper ion binding protein, whose protein sequence is MSTLQKTLHVKGMSCGNCAKHVEKAVGALDGIASVAVTLDKEQVTVAYEESTTNLGEISKAIEDADYEVVGEVEG
- a CDS encoding sigma-70 family RNA polymerase sigma factor, whose translation is MTTPTSNAALESTLLEHREQLLGFVRSRVSDAQMAEDILHDSLMKAMGSFDQLDDEDKVVAWFYQILRNAIIDRQRRKKTQEKYVGQYAREAEIRETPEERANVCQCFRKLIPTLKDEYQEMIETMELGEAETEELAAQLGITPNNLNVRRHRARKQLKGRIEETCGACAARGCLDCTCGH
- a CDS encoding heavy metal translocating P-type ATPase, with the protein product MSTLTETLRIEGMTCASCVSHVEKAIAGLPGVTRASVNLATERATVAFVPRTIDLEAIAAAVREAGYEATPLADDSSRSEVEEAARESELQTLRKRLGIAALLTAPLLLLEMVPMMIPGAHHWLMGIIERQTLWYLFFALATAVQFGPGWRFYRTGWAALRRLSPDMNTLVMLGTSAAYGYSVVATFMPGLLPAESLHVYYEASAVIITLILAGKYMEALAKGRTSAAIRKLVGLQPKSARVVRDGKELEVPLAEVGVGDVIRVRPGERVPVDGEVVEGASYVDESMITGEPVPVEKMLGSEVVGGTINAHGTFLFRVTRVAGDTVLAQIIRTVEQAQATKPQIQALADKVVAVFVPIVLVLAALTFGAWLWLGPAPALTSALVAAVSVLIIACPCAMGLATPTSIMVGTGKAAELGVLFRKGDALQTLQEADIVALDKTGTLTEGRPTLTDYFVQGGFDKTEVLQLAAAVEQGSEHPIARAVVEAAAAQGLPVLLASDFEAVAGFGVRAKVGERQVAIGADRYVRRLGLDPSIFAAEAERLASDGKTPFYIMIDDALAGVLAVSDPIKTSAPEAIRALKKLGLRVAMITGDTQRTAEAIAHQLGIDEVLAEVLPEGKSDAVRRLQATGLKVAFVGDGINDAPALAQADVGLAIGTGTDIAIEAADVVLMSGNLSGIPNAIALSQATLRNIKQNLFWAFAYNAALIPVAAGLLYPFFGVLLSPMFAAGAMAMSSTFVLMNGLRLRGFAPSNTRPSAAPLPAM